The genomic window TGAGGATCTGCACGTCGGCAGCCGCGAATGCGGCATCGATGTCCGCGGGCGCAGCGTCCGCAACGGCCACGGCGTCCGGGCGCTGCGCGGTGGCACGGGTGAGGAAGTCGATCTGGCGGATGGCGCCTTTGGCCTCGACGCTGCCCGGGTTGGCGTCCAGTATCGCCTGATACGACTGCTTTGCCGCGGCGAAGTCACCGGACTCGAGAAGTTGGCGCGCCTGCTCCAGTTCCGGGTCGACCTCGGCTGCGTCCTCGGAACCCGCCGGTCCCCTTAACTTTCCGGCCGTCGCCGACAGCAGGGAGTCCACCCAGCGGCGCAACTGGTCGGCGGGCTGCGGACCCTGGAAGCTCGAAATCGGCTGTCCCGCAGCCAAAGCCACGACCGTGGGGACCGCCTCAACGCCGAATATCTGGGCCACCCTGGGCGCGACGTCGACATTGACTGTGCCCAGCGACCACTTGCCGTTGTCCTCGGCGGCCAGGGCGGACAGCGTGTCCACCAGCTCCACGCACACCTCGCTGCGCGGCGACCACAACGCCACCACGACCGGCACCTCGTCGGAGCGCACCAACACTTCGCTCTCGAAGTTGGCCTCGGTGATCTCGGTGCCTGTCGCGGTGCCCGACGGGGGGGTCGCCCGGCCCGCGGGAGCACCCGCTGGCGTGCTCTGTTGGGCTCGCTGCTTGAGGCCGGAAAGGTCGACCGCACCGCTCAGTGCGGGCCCGATGGAAGGTCGCGGACGCGTCACGCCGTCAAGTCTGTCATGCGCGCCGGCTATCGCTACACCCGGTGGCGCTCGCGCCCCGGCGGACCACCCAGGCACCGGAGATCATCGCTCTACTGACCGGTAACCAGGGCTTATGACCAAAGTCACAACAGCACACAGGCATCGTATTTCAGCACCGCCGGCCGCGCCTGCCGGCCCAGCTAACTCGCGCGCAGGATAAGGGCGTCGCCCTGGCCGCCCGCCCCGCACAGCGCGGCGACACCGTAGCCGCCGCCGCGGCGGGCCAGCTCCAGCGCTACGTGCAGCGTGATGCGGGCTCCGGACATGCCGATCGGGTGCCCAACGGCGATGGCGCCGCCGTTGACATTGACGATCGCGGGGTCGATGCCGAGTTCGCGCGTCGAGGCCAGTGCCACCGCGGCGAACGCCTCGTTGATCTCCGCCACATCGAGCTGGTCAACCCCGATGCCCTCGCGGCCAAGCGCCTTGCGGATTGCGTTGGCCGGCTGCGATTGCAGCGTCGAATCCGGGCCGGCCACCACGCCGTGCGCGCCGATCTCGGCCAGCCAGGTCACACCGAGCTCGGCGGCCTTGTCCTTGTTCATCACCACGACCGCGGCGGCGCCG from Mycobacterium shigaense includes these protein-coding regions:
- a CDS encoding tetratricopeptide repeat protein yields the protein MTRPRPSIGPALSGAVDLSGLKQRAQQSTPAGAPAGRATPPSGTATGTEITEANFESEVLVRSDEVPVVVALWSPRSEVCVELVDTLSALAAEDNGKWSLGTVNVDVAPRVAQIFGVEAVPTVVALAAGQPISSFQGPQPADQLRRWVDSLLSATAGKLRGPAGSEDAAEVDPELEQARQLLESGDFAAAKQSYQAILDANPGSVEAKGAIRQIDFLTRATAQRPDAVAVADAAPADIDAAFAAADVQILNQDVSAAFDRLIALVRSASGDERTAVRTRLVELFELFDPADPEVVAGRRNLANALY